A single window of Electrophorus electricus isolate fEleEle1 chromosome 16, fEleEle1.pri, whole genome shotgun sequence DNA harbors:
- the tecrb gene encoding trans-2,3-enoyl-CoA reductase b isoform X2 has protein sequence MKHYEVEILDAKTKDKLCFLDKVEPNATIGEIKSMFHKSHPQWYPARQSIRLDPKGKSLKDEDVLQHLPVGTTATFYFRDLGAQISWVTVFLTEYAGPLLIYLLFYFRVPFIYAPKYDFTASKHWVVHLACMCHSFHYVKRLLETLFVHRFSHGTMPLRNIFKNCTYYWGFAAWMAYYINHPLYTPPTYGEQQVRAALIIFLFCQIGNFSIHITLRNLRPPGSKTRKIPYPTKNPFTWIFLLVSCPNYTYELGSWLGFTLMTQCLPVAFFTLVGFIQMTVWAKGKHRSYLKEFRDYPPLRSPILPFIL, from the exons GTGGAGCCAAATGCAACCATCGGAGAGATCAAGTCTATGTTTCACAAAAGCC acccTCAGTGGTATCCTGCACGACAGTCCATTCGTCTCGACCCCA AGGGGAAGTCTCTGAAGGATGAAGATGTGCTGCAACACCTGCCTGTGGGAACAACAGCAACTTTCTACTTCAGAGACCTGGGAGCTCAGATCAGCTGGGTCACG gTGTTCCTGACAGAGTATGCAGGACCTCTGTTAATCTACCTGCTGTTTTATTTCCGTGTGCCGTTCATTTATGCGCCGAAATATGACTTCACTGCCAGCAAGCACTGGGTCGTACA CTTGGCATGTATGTGTCACTCCTTCCACTATGTGAAGAGACTTCTTGAGACGCTGTTTGTGCACCGCTTCTCCCATGGGACGATGCCACTCCGTAACATCTTcaag AATTGCACATATTACTGGGGATTTGCTGCATGGATGGCTTATTACATCAACCAccctctctacacaccaccca CGTACGGAGAGCAGCAGGTGAGAGCAGCTCTGATCATTTTCCTG tTCTGCCAGATTGGGAACTTCTCAATCCATATCACTCTGAGAAATCTACGACCACCGG GCTCCAAGACAAGAAAGATCCCGTACCCGACTAAAAACCCCTTCACCTGGATATTTTTGTTGGTGTCCTGCCCAAACTACACGTATGAG ctTGGCTCATGGCTGGGCTTTACTCTGATGACACAGTGTCTTCCTGTGGCCTTCTTCACGCTGGTGGGCTTCATCCAGATGACCGTGTGGGCCAAAGGGAAACACCGCAGCTACCTGAAGGAGTTCCGCGACTACCCGCCCCTGCGCTCGCCCATCCTGCCCTTTATTCTGTAG